One window of the Niallia circulans genome contains the following:
- a CDS encoding sigma-70 family RNA polymerase sigma factor, which yields MEGKNYEQLVEEFTPMIHHMIKKLLIYKDKQEFFQIGLISIWETMSHFKEEKGKYSNYLYRHMQGRFLDELKRRTREAERNAYPSEEFWALMESPILYREEEDYIKDLCKELSERETTWVIATFVHQMTVEEIAQNERVSPSAVKWWRKGAKEKLKRILEF from the coding sequence GTGGAAGGGAAGAATTACGAGCAATTAGTGGAGGAGTTTACACCGATGATCCACCATATGATAAAAAAGTTGCTGATTTATAAAGATAAGCAAGAGTTTTTTCAAATTGGTTTAATAAGCATTTGGGAAACGATGAGTCATTTTAAAGAGGAAAAGGGTAAATACAGCAATTATTTATATCGACATATGCAAGGAAGATTTCTTGATGAATTGAAGCGGCGGACAAGAGAGGCAGAAAGAAATGCTTACCCAAGTGAGGAGTTCTGGGCGCTGATGGAAAGTCCTATTCTATACAGAGAAGAAGAGGACTACATAAAAGATCTTTGCAAGGAACTATCTGAAAGAGAAACAACTTGGGTTATTGCCACTTTTGTTCATCAGATGACTGTAGAAGAAATAGCACAGAACGAAAGAGTTTCGCCTTCTGCTGTAAAGTGGTGGCGCAAGGGAGCGAAGGAGAAGTTGAAGCGGATATTGGAATTCTAA
- the trmL gene encoding tRNA (uridine(34)/cytosine(34)/5-carboxymethylaminomethyluridine(34)-2'-O)-methyltransferase TrmL, producing the protein MAIHVVLYQPEIPANTANIARTCAGTNTALHLIRPLGFSTDEKMIKQAGLDFWENVNITYYDSLDDFFVKNQGEFYYIETFAEKTYTAYDFTDQSKDYYFIFGKETTGLPKDLLETHKDHFLRIPMTEHIRSLNLSNTAAILVFEALRQQGYSQIK; encoded by the coding sequence ATGGCCATACACGTTGTTTTGTATCAGCCTGAAATTCCGGCTAATACTGCCAATATTGCACGTACTTGTGCAGGAACAAATACAGCTCTGCATTTAATTCGACCACTTGGTTTTTCAACCGATGAAAAGATGATCAAACAAGCAGGTCTAGATTTCTGGGAGAACGTAAACATTACCTATTACGATTCATTAGACGATTTTTTTGTGAAAAATCAAGGTGAATTTTACTATATTGAGACATTCGCAGAAAAAACATATACAGCCTACGATTTCACTGATCAATCAAAGGACTATTATTTCATATTTGGAAAAGAAACAACGGGTTTGCCAAAAGACTTACTAGAAACACATAAGGACCATTTTCTACGAATTCCAATGACCGAACACATCCGGTCCCTGAACCTTTCCAACACAGCAGCAATACTAGTATTTGAAGCATTACGACAACAAGGATATTCACAAATAAAATAA
- a CDS encoding ABC transporter permease, with amino-acid sequence MFHLIKLELRKHKLGWFIKGAIIANIVILGLLCMITFEQIMEGEESFQSFADYSMVAGTMVRGVFVVFASVLISKVIIDEFKNRTALVLFSYPIDRKKIMSAKIVLIFIMTFVTLIISNLFVVLSFLGLNQVLHLTVEMNITINQFLSELLNILMFNVATAGASLVPLYFGMRNYSTPATIGSSLLIVMIMCSSIGTDFSLANIIYIPIALTIVAIGIVNMTIRKMDSIDLQ; translated from the coding sequence TTGTTTCATTTAATCAAGCTGGAGCTTAGAAAACATAAATTAGGTTGGTTTATTAAAGGGGCTATTATTGCTAATATCGTTATTCTTGGGTTATTATGCATGATTACTTTCGAGCAAATAATGGAAGGAGAGGAATCCTTTCAAAGCTTTGCGGATTATTCCATGGTAGCTGGAACAATGGTTCGTGGCGTATTTGTTGTTTTTGCTTCTGTACTAATTTCGAAGGTAATCATAGATGAGTTCAAAAATCGAACTGCGCTTGTTTTGTTTTCTTACCCAATAGATCGGAAAAAAATAATGAGCGCAAAGATTGTCTTGATTTTTATCATGACATTCGTGACATTGATTATTTCTAATCTGTTTGTTGTATTGAGTTTTCTCGGGCTAAATCAAGTATTGCATCTAACAGTTGAAATGAATATAACGATCAATCAATTTCTTTCCGAGCTATTAAATATTTTGATGTTTAATGTGGCAACTGCTGGTGCATCGCTTGTGCCTCTCTATTTTGGGATGAGAAATTATTCAACCCCTGCAACAATTGGCTCCTCTCTGTTGATTGTCATGATCATGTGTTCCTCGATCGGGACGGACTTTTCCTTGGCTAATATTATTTATATCCCTATCGCTTTAACAATTGTTGCTATTGGCATTGTTAACATGACTATACGCAAGATGGATTCAATTGATTTACAGTAA
- a CDS encoding ABC transporter ATP-binding protein, producing MDYAVRTKDLTKTIQGREVVSQVSLHIKQGEVYGFLGPNGAGKSTIMKMLTNMIKPTQGSITIFGKPLLPNSFDYLTRIGSMIEYPIFYEKMTALENLELHCEYMGYHNKKAIKEALEWVGLENVEAMKPKDFSLGMRQRLCVARAIITKPELLILDEPINGLDPAGIKSMRRLFNILNKEYGMTILVSSHIIGEIEQIADTIGVIKNGKLIEEATMDSIKAKNTDYLELVTNNQRKAAFVLHNKLNMNNLKVIDDDVIRIYDTAILPSQITKTLIVEDIDVESITKKQTSLEEYFIKKVGLEKINH from the coding sequence ATGGACTATGCTGTACGAACAAAAGATTTAACCAAAACAATACAAGGACGTGAAGTCGTATCCCAGGTTTCCCTTCATATTAAACAAGGAGAAGTATATGGATTTCTTGGTCCTAATGGTGCTGGGAAATCAACGATTATGAAGATGCTGACCAATATGATTAAGCCTACACAAGGAAGTATTACAATCTTCGGAAAGCCCCTTCTTCCGAATTCCTTTGATTACCTGACGAGAATTGGCAGCATGATTGAGTATCCAATTTTTTATGAAAAAATGACTGCTTTAGAAAATCTAGAATTACATTGTGAGTACATGGGTTATCATAACAAAAAAGCAATTAAGGAAGCATTAGAGTGGGTCGGTCTTGAAAATGTGGAAGCGATGAAACCAAAAGACTTTTCCTTGGGGATGAGGCAGCGTTTATGTGTTGCCAGAGCAATTATCACCAAGCCGGAATTATTAATTTTAGATGAGCCGATTAATGGGCTAGATCCAGCTGGGATTAAGTCAATGAGAAGATTGTTTAATATCCTTAATAAAGAATATGGAATGACCATTTTGGTTTCTAGTCATATAATCGGTGAAATTGAACAAATTGCAGACACGATTGGTGTAATAAAAAACGGTAAACTTATCGAAGAAGCAACGATGGATTCTATAAAAGCGAAAAATACAGATTATCTGGAGTTAGTAACAAATAATCAGCGCAAAGCAGCTTTTGTTTTACACAATAAATTGAATATGAATAATTTGAAAGTGATCGATGATGATGTTATTCGAATTTATGATACAGCCATTCTACCATCACAAATAACGAAAACGTTGATAGTAGAGGATATTGATGTGGAGTCTATAACAAAGAAACAAACCTCATTAGAAGAATATTTTATAAAGAAAGTTGGATTGGAAAAAATCAATCATTAA
- a CDS encoding sensor histidine kinase — MIIWISIILVLLIFNVYQYRQRKNRDQHITYISNKLKKILHMQTNERILVVSNDQQLRDLLISINKVLDDRHEKSREFIKMEHSMKRMLANISHDLKTPLTVIAGYIEMFQKDFPITETERVQLLSQVHDKTMELIQLMNTFFDLAKLESGDKEIPLEIVNLSELCKKNILTFHDWIRAKGLEVMIDIPDESVFALGNEEAVNRVLHNLLSNAIRYGLDGKVIGLSLHFDEQHVYIEVFDRGKGIDEADQANIFERLFTLDDSRNKAFQGSGLGLTITKRLVEEMNGEISVHSISYEKTSFYITFRRMNG, encoded by the coding sequence ATGATTATCTGGATCAGTATTATTTTGGTTCTTCTTATTTTTAACGTGTATCAATATCGACAAAGGAAAAATCGGGATCAACATATAACATATATATCAAACAAACTGAAAAAAATTCTTCACATGCAAACAAATGAAAGAATTCTCGTTGTCTCAAATGATCAACAATTAAGAGATCTCCTTATAAGCATCAATAAAGTATTAGATGACCGTCACGAAAAGTCCCGAGAATTTATCAAAATGGAACATTCTATGAAGCGTATGCTTGCAAATATTTCCCATGACTTAAAAACGCCTCTTACTGTGATAGCCGGTTATATTGAAATGTTTCAGAAAGATTTTCCCATTACAGAAACAGAAAGAGTGCAATTATTAAGTCAGGTGCATGACAAAACAATGGAGCTTATTCAATTAATGAATACATTCTTTGATCTAGCAAAGCTAGAGTCTGGTGATAAAGAAATTCCCCTTGAAATAGTAAATTTATCTGAACTATGCAAGAAAAATATCTTAACATTCCATGATTGGATAAGAGCCAAAGGGCTAGAGGTAATGATTGATATACCTGATGAGTCTGTCTTTGCACTGGGAAATGAGGAAGCTGTAAATCGTGTTTTACATAACCTCCTTTCGAATGCGATCCGTTATGGTCTCGATGGGAAGGTAATTGGATTAAGCCTGCATTTTGATGAACAGCATGTATATATAGAAGTGTTTGATCGCGGGAAGGGAATCGACGAAGCTGACCAAGCGAATATCTTTGAGCGCCTATTTACACTTGACGATTCGAGGAATAAAGCATTTCAAGGCAGTGGTTTAGGGCTAACTATTACCAAAAGGCTTGTCGAAGAGATGAACGGAGAAATTTCTGTGCATTCTATTTCATATGAAAAAACTTCATTTTACATTACCTTTAGGCGAATGAATGGGTAA
- a CDS encoding response regulator transcription factor — protein MVKRYLHNEGFKVECVFDGKTAGQMFKEKRYDLILLDIMLPELSGMDVLQSIRTTSYIPVIIMSAKDTEIDKALGLGFGADDYITKPFSMIELAARVKAAIRRSTQYADKSREESKPSRMKVYELELDKENHRVWKNGLEINLTATEWKILLLFFSNQRKVFTKEQIYRSVWSDDYFGDDNVINVHMRRLREKIEDNPSDPIYIKTIWGIGYKLGEFE, from the coding sequence ATGGTAAAAAGATATTTACATAATGAAGGATTTAAGGTGGAATGTGTTTTTGATGGGAAGACGGCAGGACAAATGTTTAAGGAAAAGCGTTATGATTTGATTTTATTAGATATCATGTTACCAGAATTGAGTGGAATGGATGTTCTTCAAAGTATCAGAACAACTAGTTATATTCCTGTTATCATCATGTCAGCGAAAGACACAGAGATTGATAAAGCTTTAGGATTAGGGTTTGGCGCAGATGATTATATAACAAAACCATTTTCTATGATTGAACTAGCTGCAAGAGTAAAAGCAGCGATTAGGAGATCGACACAGTACGCTGACAAAAGTCGTGAAGAATCTAAGCCATCAAGGATGAAAGTCTATGAATTGGAATTAGATAAAGAAAATCATCGGGTATGGAAGAATGGTTTGGAAATTAATTTGACAGCGACAGAATGGAAGATTCTGCTTTTGTTTTTTAGCAACCAAAGGAAAGTGTTTACTAAGGAACAAATTTATCGTTCTGTTTGGAGCGATGATTATTTTGGTGATGATAATGTTATTAATGTCCATATGAGACGATTGCGCGAAAAAATTGAGGATAATCCCTCTGATCCTATTTATATCAAAACAATATGGGGGATTGGTTATAAGTTAGGGGAGTTTGAATGA
- a CDS encoding dihydrofolate reductase family protein: protein MKKQRNIVLFTATSLDGYIAAKDESLEWLFKVEGEGDNGFSAFYETIDTILMGRKTYDWIINHTNDFSYKNKECYVFSRQEHKDTDEVTFIKDDIIEFANKLKKQEGKNIWMVGGGELLHSFLKEKLIDEFILTIAPAIIGEGIPLFKEADYQLELILKGTKCYNQFVEVHYERRR, encoded by the coding sequence ATGAAAAAACAGCGGAATATCGTATTATTTACGGCAACAAGTCTGGATGGTTATATTGCTGCAAAAGATGAATCATTAGAATGGTTATTTAAAGTAGAAGGCGAAGGAGATAATGGGTTTTCTGCATTCTACGAAACGATAGATACTATTCTAATGGGAAGAAAAACATATGATTGGATTATCAATCATACAAATGATTTTTCTTATAAAAATAAGGAATGCTATGTTTTTTCGAGACAGGAACACAAGGATACAGACGAGGTGACATTTATAAAGGATGACATCATCGAGTTTGCAAATAAATTAAAAAAACAAGAGGGAAAGAATATATGGATGGTTGGCGGGGGAGAACTATTACATTCTTTTCTTAAAGAGAAGTTAATAGATGAGTTCATTCTTACCATCGCCCCTGCAATAATTGGAGAAGGAATTCCTTTATTTAAAGAAGCTGATTATCAATTGGAATTGATCTTAAAAGGAACGAAATGTTATAACCAGTTTGTTGAGGTTCATTATGAAAGGAGAAGGTAA
- a CDS encoding helix-turn-helix transcriptional regulator: MRADRLISILLLLQNRGKMTTKELAKELEVTERTIHRDMDALSTAGIPIVAERGKMGGWTLLDQYRTNLTGLKYDEMLSLLISPSVQLLSDLGLAKEWHDARQKMVAALPNAFRQRSLDVWNRIHIDTTAWKQPAKKTVSFKIIQEAIWKEKVLHIQYERADGNVIFRMVNPLGLVAKGNTWYLIASSDEKIRNYRASRLLSLVMTEEAFTRPLDFNLEKYWLESTQTFISSLPEFKVEVEASPSIIHRMKFTTRFVQIERIGTPTAEGWFPVSLRSDTEQEAIAYILGFGDQIRVISPSPLKQEIYQMAKKIVDFYNR; encoded by the coding sequence ATGCGGGCTGATCGGTTGATATCCATTTTGCTCCTGTTACAAAATAGAGGGAAAATGACAACAAAAGAATTAGCGAAGGAATTAGAAGTTACAGAAAGAACAATCCATCGGGATATGGATGCTTTAAGTACAGCAGGAATACCCATTGTAGCAGAAAGAGGGAAAATGGGCGGATGGACATTGCTTGACCAGTATCGTACGAACTTAACTGGATTAAAGTATGATGAAATGTTATCTTTGCTTATTTCTCCTTCTGTTCAATTGTTATCCGATCTCGGATTAGCAAAAGAATGGCATGATGCCCGCCAGAAAATGGTTGCCGCACTCCCGAACGCTTTTCGACAACGTTCCCTCGATGTCTGGAACCGAATTCATATAGATACAACCGCATGGAAACAACCAGCGAAAAAAACTGTTTCCTTTAAGATAATACAAGAAGCAATTTGGAAAGAAAAAGTACTGCATATTCAATATGAGCGAGCAGATGGAAATGTAATTTTTCGGATGGTCAATCCTTTAGGATTAGTAGCTAAAGGAAATACTTGGTACTTAATTGCCTCCTCAGACGAAAAGATACGAAATTATCGAGCATCCAGACTCCTGTCCCTAGTGATGACAGAGGAAGCTTTTACTAGACCACTGGACTTCAATTTGGAGAAATATTGGCTGGAATCCACACAAACTTTTATTAGCTCTCTTCCTGAGTTTAAGGTAGAAGTGGAAGCATCACCATCGATTATTCATAGAATGAAATTCACCACACGTTTTGTGCAAATCGAAAGAATAGGAACACCAACTGCAGAGGGATGGTTCCCTGTAAGCCTGCGCAGTGATACAGAACAAGAAGCAATTGCCTATATTCTAGGCTTTGGCGATCAAATCAGAGTCATCTCCCCTTCCCCGCTGAAACAGGAAATTTACCAAATGGCGAAGAAGATAGTTGATTTTTATAACCGGTAG
- a CDS encoding SIS domain-containing protein: MNITDYLKETPAKMKEIIALSSELFSTVKKEEINRIIITGSGTSYHSGAQVQQKMRELTGLSVEAYYPFQITEELLTKDTKNTLFIGISQGGSSYSTFNSMKLAKESGCIIASMAGTDNALIDEIADYVLTVQCGEEKSGAKTKGFYCTKLNLLLLALYIGEENGKLSSEETKQVIEILNKTSDAFIDIYYSAEEWVQKNSEKLKNAKEIRIVGTDELYGDTLESALKLLETMRVPVTGYEFEEFIHGIYNAINEDSTIIFLHTGEEPRVNKLISVLSDWTDNIYIIGSKVEGFEDKNLVIENGDNYLYHSFVYPIAVQLICAIVPALKGINPSIPKDPKFHMKLESKKLSGKI, encoded by the coding sequence ATGAATATTACAGATTATTTAAAAGAAACCCCAGCAAAAATGAAGGAAATAATTGCACTATCAAGTGAGTTGTTTTCTACTGTTAAAAAAGAGGAGATTAATAGAATTATTATTACAGGATCAGGAACTAGTTATCATTCAGGAGCGCAAGTTCAACAAAAAATGCGTGAGTTAACTGGATTATCTGTAGAAGCTTATTATCCTTTTCAAATTACAGAGGAATTATTAACAAAGGACACAAAAAATACTCTCTTTATTGGAATTTCGCAAGGGGGAAGTAGTTATTCTACCTTTAATTCTATGAAATTAGCAAAAGAGTCAGGATGTATTATAGCATCCATGGCGGGAACGGATAATGCACTAATTGATGAAATTGCTGATTATGTACTGACTGTTCAATGTGGGGAAGAGAAATCAGGTGCAAAAACAAAAGGATTTTATTGTACAAAATTAAATTTGCTTCTTTTAGCTCTTTATATTGGAGAAGAAAATGGGAAATTGAGTAGTGAGGAAACGAAGCAAGTGATAGAAATATTAAATAAAACGAGCGATGCCTTTATAGATATTTACTATTCTGCGGAAGAATGGGTGCAAAAGAATAGTGAAAAACTAAAAAATGCAAAAGAAATAAGAATTGTTGGTACCGATGAATTATATGGGGATACTTTAGAAAGTGCTTTGAAATTATTAGAGACGATGCGTGTTCCTGTAACGGGTTATGAATTTGAAGAATTTATTCATGGAATCTACAACGCAATTAATGAAGACTCTACAATTATATTCTTGCATACCGGAGAAGAGCCGAGAGTAAATAAATTAATTAGCGTCTTATCAGACTGGACAGATAATATCTATATTATTGGCAGTAAGGTAGAGGGATTTGAGGATAAGAATTTAGTAATAGAAAATGGAGATAATTATTTGTATCATTCATTTGTGTATCCAATAGCAGTGCAGTTAATATGTGCGATAGTCCCTGCTTTAAAAGGAATTAATCCAAGTATACCAAAAGATCCGAAATTCCATATGAAATTAGAAAGCAAAAAATTGAGCGGGAAAATATAA
- a CDS encoding PTS system mannose/fructose/sorbose family transporter subunit IID, translated as MSEGKKLSKKDLQSVFWRSFALQGAFNYERMQNLGFCYTMIPVIKRLYEKEEEQAQALKRHLEIFNTTPVVSPTIAGISAAMEEQNANNKDFDTSSINAVKTALMGPLAGIGDSLFWGTLRIIAAGIGISFAEHGNLIGPILFLLLYNVPNILVRVFGLKFGYSVGVNSLERIQKEGLMDKIMAMATTVGLLVVGAMVATMLKITTPLKFSVNGAEVVIQDILNQILPNLLPILVTFVVFWMIRKKVSISKMTIATVFIGIIIHWIGIL; from the coding sequence TTGAGTGAGGGGAAGAAGCTCAGTAAAAAAGACTTGCAAAGCGTTTTTTGGCGGTCATTTGCTCTGCAGGGTGCCTTTAACTATGAGAGAATGCAGAATCTCGGCTTTTGTTATACGATGATCCCAGTAATCAAAAGATTATATGAAAAGGAAGAAGAACAGGCACAGGCTTTAAAAAGACATTTGGAAATTTTTAATACAACACCAGTTGTTTCTCCAACTATTGCTGGAATTAGTGCAGCGATGGAGGAACAAAATGCAAATAATAAAGATTTTGACACTAGTTCGATTAATGCTGTAAAAACCGCACTTATGGGACCGTTAGCTGGTATTGGAGATTCATTATTTTGGGGAACATTGAGGATAATTGCCGCTGGTATTGGTATATCCTTTGCAGAGCATGGCAATTTGATTGGACCTATCCTGTTTTTACTGCTTTATAATGTTCCCAATATATTAGTAAGGGTTTTTGGATTAAAGTTTGGTTATTCTGTTGGTGTGAATTCATTGGAAAGAATTCAAAAAGAAGGTCTGATGGACAAAATTATGGCAATGGCTACTACAGTTGGATTACTTGTAGTGGGAGCAATGGTAGCAACTATGTTAAAAATCACCACACCATTGAAATTTAGCGTAAATGGTGCAGAAGTAGTAATTCAAGACATATTGAATCAAATTTTGCCTAATCTTTTGCCAATATTAGTAACATTTGTTGTCTTTTGGATGATTAGAAAAAAAGTAAGCATATCTAAGATGACAATTGCGACTGTTTTTATTGGAATAATTATACATTGGATTGGAATATTATAA
- a CDS encoding PTS mannose/fructose/sorbose/N-acetylgalactosamine transporter subunit IIC produces MLYEAILLGLIAGIGILDSRLFGVLMLERPLVLGALVGLVLGDFKTGIIIGAQLELIWMGIAGIGSSTPPDVVTGGVLGTAFAIISGKGPEVALALAVPIAVLAQSLGVLVRVINTYFVHKADHYAQKADFKKVTLMMWIPISLFFLSVFVPTFLAILLGADKVSYLINSVPKVILEGMTIAGNLLPAIGFALLMDMLFSKKMAVFFFIGFLSASYLELDVMAIALMGVCLAILLNFFINNNDAGKKKDESNNLTEGEINFE; encoded by the coding sequence TTGTTATATGAGGCAATATTATTGGGGTTAATAGCCGGTATAGGAATATTAGATAGCAGATTATTCGGAGTCTTGATGTTAGAACGCCCTTTAGTATTGGGTGCATTGGTTGGATTAGTTCTTGGTGATTTTAAGACAGGGATTATTATTGGCGCCCAACTAGAATTAATCTGGATGGGGATCGCTGGCATCGGTTCATCTACACCACCCGATGTTGTGACAGGAGGAGTCTTAGGTACTGCTTTTGCGATCATTTCTGGAAAGGGGCCGGAAGTTGCTTTGGCACTTGCAGTTCCTATTGCCGTTTTAGCTCAATCACTAGGTGTACTTGTAAGGGTAATTAATACTTATTTTGTACATAAAGCAGATCATTACGCCCAAAAAGCTGATTTTAAAAAAGTTACCCTCATGATGTGGATACCTATCTCTTTATTTTTCCTAAGTGTGTTTGTTCCAACCTTTTTAGCAATTTTATTGGGGGCAGATAAAGTTTCTTATCTAATTAATTCAGTTCCAAAGGTGATTTTAGAAGGAATGACTATTGCCGGAAACCTGCTGCCAGCCATTGGGTTTGCTCTCTTGATGGATATGCTGTTTTCTAAAAAAATGGCCGTATTTTTCTTTATCGGTTTCTTATCGGCATCATATCTAGAACTTGATGTTATGGCAATAGCGTTAATGGGTGTATGTTTAGCAATCCTATTAAACTTTTTCATTAATAATAACGATGCTGGAAAGAAGAAGGACGAAAGTAATAATTTAACGGAGGGAGAGATTAACTTTGAGTGA
- a CDS encoding PTS sugar transporter subunit IIB, with product MISLFRIDDRLLHGQVAFGWSPSVGANVILVVNDEAKNDKVKAMALDLAKPNNVKLYIRGVAESGEIISKFAEAKKSNVLVLVRNTDDALEVAKNSQGAISEINVGGLRYEEGKKKLTDLVAVSEKDINNLKQIEQLGINLDFRILPRDKKQLFSDLLK from the coding sequence ATGATTTCTTTATTCAGAATTGATGATCGTCTCCTCCATGGGCAAGTTGCTTTTGGCTGGTCACCTTCTGTTGGTGCTAATGTTATTCTTGTGGTAAATGACGAAGCGAAAAATGACAAAGTAAAAGCAATGGCACTCGATTTGGCTAAACCTAATAATGTGAAATTATATATTAGGGGAGTTGCAGAATCTGGAGAAATAATTAGTAAATTTGCTGAAGCGAAGAAAAGTAATGTATTAGTTCTGGTAAGAAATACGGATGATGCGTTAGAAGTTGCTAAGAACTCCCAAGGTGCCATAAGTGAGATCAATGTAGGGGGGCTAAGATACGAAGAAGGGAAGAAAAAGTTGACTGATTTAGTTGCAGTCAGCGAAAAAGATATTAACAACCTGAAACAAATAGAGCAACTAGGTATAAATTTGGATTTCAGAATATTGCCAAGAGATAAAAAACAATTATTCAGCGATTTACTAAAATAA
- a CDS encoding PTS sugar transporter subunit IIA produces MRIIIATHGELAKSLIETAELIIGTNHQMSCFCMTKSKSGEVGKQELTELIFSDTLTDLVIFTDVYGGSVNNICSEILLSLPENETFHLVSGVNLPMILTTIMTSYNEDSVEAILTESIKEGRHGIKYINELVKGVV; encoded by the coding sequence GTGAGAATCATTATTGCAACACATGGTGAGTTAGCTAAGTCATTAATCGAGACTGCTGAATTAATTATAGGTACAAACCACCAAATGAGTTGTTTTTGTATGACAAAATCAAAATCTGGAGAAGTAGGAAAGCAGGAATTAACAGAGTTAATTTTTAGCGATACTTTAACAGATCTTGTTATTTTTACAGATGTGTACGGGGGAAGTGTTAATAATATTTGTTCTGAAATATTATTGAGTTTACCAGAAAATGAAACATTTCATTTAGTTTCGGGTGTGAATCTTCCTATGATTTTAACTACCATTATGACTTCTTATAACGAAGATTCAGTTGAAGCGATTTTAACTGAATCTATTAAAGAAGGAAGACATGGGATTAAATACATCAATGAATTAGTAAAAGGAGTGGTGTGA
- a CDS encoding ROK family transcriptional regulator, which yields MKNKVAAHHDLIKKINRSLILEEIKTEKLISRAQIAKKLSLSKSTVSSIVEELLEKKLVIEMGEQSPVKGGGRPALMLGYNTDSAYGIGLDIDRVRILIIITNLVGKIIFKKKVKLTNQVEEIIGIVKESIKESAIPEEKILGMGIGVPGRANSEIVFRAKALNWTNLNLHEIFKPHFPFPTFINNDVNCAGLGEMWLDPSGIKNLLFIEIGQSIGSAVINEGNLVYGHDYQAGEIAYQISRSDFENGKFNLMGKPGVFESKISGIALAESGYSPEVLFQKYSHGEQQVISIVDSFVIELSVFIANATNLINPERVIIGGDVSESMDIVINQISELVTNLTPIKTEISLARLGGDAGALGAIAFMFKQIENQ from the coding sequence ATGAAAAACAAAGTTGCAGCACATCATGACTTGATAAAAAAAATTAATCGGTCATTGATATTGGAAGAAATTAAAACAGAAAAGTTAATTAGCAGAGCTCAAATTGCAAAAAAATTATCATTAAGTAAGTCAACAGTTTCATCAATTGTGGAAGAATTGTTAGAAAAAAAATTAGTAATAGAGATGGGAGAACAAAGTCCTGTTAAGGGTGGTGGGAGACCTGCATTGATGCTAGGATATAACACGGATTCAGCTTATGGTATTGGATTAGATATTGATAGAGTAAGAATTTTAATCATTATTACCAATTTAGTTGGAAAGATAATCTTTAAAAAAAAGGTGAAATTAACAAATCAAGTAGAAGAAATTATCGGTATTGTCAAAGAGAGCATAAAAGAATCTGCTATACCCGAGGAAAAAATTCTAGGTATGGGCATAGGGGTACCTGGTAGAGCTAATTCAGAAATAGTATTTCGAGCAAAAGCTTTAAATTGGACTAATCTTAACCTTCATGAAATTTTCAAACCGCATTTTCCTTTTCCCACATTTATTAACAATGATGTCAATTGTGCAGGTTTAGGTGAAATGTGGCTGGATCCTTCAGGGATAAAAAATCTTTTATTTATTGAAATTGGGCAGAGTATTGGAAGCGCAGTCATTAACGAAGGGAATCTAGTATATGGTCATGATTACCAAGCTGGTGAGATTGCCTATCAAATAAGCCGGAGTGATTTTGAAAATGGCAAGTTTAACCTGATGGGAAAACCAGGTGTATTTGAATCAAAAATATCAGGAATTGCATTGGCAGAGTCAGGTTATTCCCCAGAAGTTTTGTTTCAAAAGTATTCTCATGGAGAGCAACAAGTAATTTCTATCGTAGATAGTTTTGTTATTGAACTATCTGTTTTTATTGCTAATGCTACAAATCTAATAAATCCTGAAAGAGTTATTATTGGTGGAGATGTTTCCGAATCGATGGATATCGTAATCAATCAAATAAGCGAATTAGTTACAAACCTTACTCCAATAAAAACAGAAATAAGTCTGGCTAGGCTTGGAGGGGATGCTGGGGCACTTGGTGCGATAGCATTTATGTTTAAACAGATAGAAAATCAGTAA